A DNA window from Chitinophagales bacterium contains the following coding sequences:
- a CDS encoding PKD domain-containing protein has translation MHKLLKILLYILAMCSMNISYSQTNFQRTFGGVGEDNGGNCIQKTVDGNFIIIGLTASFGTINPNGFNFNNTYVIKVNSSGDTIWTKSYGSPNNIDNDNGLFITETLDSGFISTGYTSSFGAGKSDVYLIKTNNVGDTLWTKTYGGTEGDIGSSVHQTRDGGFIVCGGTSSFGAGKSDVYLIKTNNVGDTLWTKTYGGTDTESGKSLIIDSDGGFVIIGNTWSFGTGSSDALVLKTDSLGNVQWSKTYGGNSYEEMSSVYLTSDGGYLFAGESSSFGAGNEDILVFKTNSLGSLEWSKTYGNNDSDGCNIIKETDDGGILIAGYSYSFGAGNRDAYLIKTNNIGDTLWTKSYGGTGSDNVNDFCEMEDGRFLVLGEASFFGLGSTDVYLFSIDSLGNSSCNQSYGTTIVGTPNIIESNPNINVSYGTIIGKTNFVTSTTNTHDSLICEDCTKPIANFDFDLNNYDLIVFDSSQNVSLRLWDFGDSSSSNQYSPTHIYTDTGSYKVCLTVYNDCGIDSTCRIIEVENIPTHIDRKNYL, from the coding sequence ATGCATAAACTTCTAAAGATTTTACTCTACATTCTCGCCATGTGTAGTATGAATATATCTTATTCCCAAACAAATTTCCAGAGGACATTCGGAGGGGTTGGTGAGGATAATGGTGGGAATTGCATTCAAAAAACGGTTGATGGGAATTTTATCATAATAGGGTTAACAGCAAGTTTTGGAACTATAAATCCAAATGGTTTTAATTTTAACAACACATATGTAATCAAGGTGAACTCAAGTGGGGATACCATTTGGACAAAATCATACGGAAGCCCTAATAATATCGATAATGATAATGGATTATTTATAACAGAGACCTTAGACAGTGGTTTTATATCAACTGGTTACACAAGTAGTTTTGGTGCAGGAAAAAGTGACGTTTATTTAATAAAGACTAATAACGTAGGTGATACTTTATGGACAAAGACTTATGGGGGAACTGAAGGTGATATAGGAAGTTCAGTTCATCAAACTAGAGACGGTGGATTTATAGTTTGTGGTGGCACAAGTAGTTTTGGTGCAGGAAAAAGTGACGTTTATTTAATAAAGACTAATAACGTAGGTGATACTTTATGGACTAAAACTTATGGAGGCACAGATACAGAAAGTGGAAAGTCTTTAATTATAGATTCAGATGGAGGATTTGTTATTATTGGTAATACTTGGAGTTTTGGTACAGGTAGTTCAGATGCGCTTGTGTTAAAAACTGATTCTTTAGGAAATGTCCAATGGTCGAAAACATACGGTGGTAATTCATATGAGGAAATGTCATCTGTGTACTTAACATCTGACGGAGGATATTTATTTGCTGGTGAATCTTCAAGTTTCGGAGCTGGAAATGAAGACATATTAGTTTTCAAAACGAATTCATTAGGAAGTCTTGAATGGTCAAAAACTTATGGAAACAACGATAGCGATGGTTGTAACATTATAAAAGAAACAGATGATGGCGGAATTTTAATAGCAGGTTATTCTTATAGTTTTGGAGCAGGTAACAGAGATGCATATTTAATTAAGACTAATAATATAGGTGATACTTTGTGGACTAAGTCATACGGTGGAACTGGGTCGGATAACGTAAATGACTTTTGCGAGATGGAAGATGGCAGATTTCTAGTATTAGGAGAAGCTAGTTTTTTTGGATTAGGCTCAACAGATGTTTATTTATTCAGTATAGACTCATTAGGAAACAGTTCATGTAATCAAAGTTATGGTACTACTATAGTAGGAACACCTAATATCATTGAAAGCAACCCTAACATTAACGTTAGTTATGGTACAATTATCGGTAAAACTAATTTTGTTACAAGTACTACTAACACTCATGATAGTTTAATTTGTGAGGACTGCACTAAACCAATTGCGAACTTTGATTTTGATTTAAATAACTATGACTTAATTGTATTTGACTCATCACAAAATGTTAGTTTAAGATTATGGGATTTCGGAGATTCCAGCTCAAGTAATCAATATTCTCCGACACATATATATACCGACACAGGTTCTTATAAGGTTTGTTTAACCGTTTATAATGATTGCGGAATAGATTCTACTTGTAGAATTATAGAGGTAGAAAACATACCGACTCATATTGACAGAAAAAACTACTTATAA
- a CDS encoding HNH endonuclease: MTTNITLNLNEIQHGKALNFFSKYDMVSMLGDTESKFFLGNKNDRICRFCNRKEPDVTFKMDAHIIPELMGSHKLLSYFECDKCNQQFSKYEDSFANFIGVSRTVSQIKGKGNKVPKYKDPRTGLEIELSETGLKMIFQEGTDVFDFDKENKSFTLKTKRPGYIPLHVTKTLIKIGFSMLLDEELEDYEITRKFLLNTEKEKRFENFGVLRILGYFIPGPPKFNKPFVQLFKRKPELSNELIPYYQLIFYYSSYQFQIALPFGKPDEHLQGNKVDNPIAPLLIDNSHLEQFGQERFINLNLTSSEKVSGENHNISFSFESFVDKDQTKGEN; this comes from the coding sequence ATGACAACAAATATTACATTAAACTTGAACGAAATTCAACATGGTAAAGCTTTGAATTTTTTCAGCAAGTATGACATGGTTTCGATGCTTGGAGATACAGAATCGAAATTTTTTCTTGGCAACAAAAACGACAGAATATGTAGATTTTGTAATCGAAAGGAACCAGATGTGACATTCAAAATGGATGCACATATTATACCTGAATTAATGGGCAGCCATAAGCTCCTTTCTTATTTCGAATGTGATAAATGTAATCAACAGTTTTCAAAGTACGAGGATTCTTTTGCGAACTTCATTGGAGTATCAAGAACAGTATCACAGATAAAAGGAAAAGGGAACAAAGTTCCAAAATATAAAGACCCTAGAACTGGCTTGGAAATAGAGCTATCGGAGACTGGTCTCAAAATGATATTTCAAGAAGGAACAGATGTTTTCGATTTTGATAAAGAGAACAAATCATTCACACTAAAAACTAAAAGGCCGGGATACATACCACTTCACGTCACCAAAACACTAATTAAGATTGGCTTCTCAATGCTCTTGGATGAAGAACTTGAAGATTACGAAATAACAAGAAAGTTCTTATTGAACACCGAAAAAGAAAAGCGTTTTGAAAACTTTGGAGTTTTGAGAATACTCGGATATTTCATCCCAGGACCTCCAAAGTTTAATAAGCCCTTTGTCCAACTATTTAAAAGGAAACCTGAACTGAGTAATGAACTGATCCCATACTATCAACTCATATTTTATTACAGTAGCTATCAATTCCAAATTGCTCTCCCATTTGGAAAACCTGACGAACATTTACAAGGAAACAAAGTGGACAATCCCATCGCCCCACTTCTAATTGATAACTCTCACCTCGAACAATTTGGTCAAGAGCGGTTTATTAATTTAAATCTGACTTCTTCTGAAAAAGTGTCAGGAGAAAACCATAATATATCTTTTTCTTTTGAATCCTTTGTAGATAAAGATCAAACGAAAGGAGAAAACTGA
- a CDS encoding TolC family protein, which yields MNWNCKRLFLGIFLFWYFPGFAQENLTLADAIQRALQNNYQINIVQAQTEITDRNNSWLATGMFPSLSAGGSGGINYSEPNNPINPFQNFPTRTTNVGGQVELNWTLFNGLRVYAEKDRLALLHQQSEGNAAIVVENTVQAVLLAYYQALLQKEKLEVQKSVLQLSKDRYRYAEESKELGASTSFDALQFQTAFLSDSANYLSQKVAYDNSLLQLKLIMAEEEEAEFTLSDSLQFQGREYELDLLKSQLKNNNKTLRNQYINAQIFQKELALAKRAQSPSLNMNGGVSYNKNYFYTDQFPAYLRDPTIPQGETTTINSSGSTLNYYANFTLSFNIFNNLQVRRAIQNTKVQERIAEIQVDEMEQEMNVNIEKALKLYATQKTMLAVTALNEQSAALNLQMAEERLKNGSINSLDFRNIQTDYLRIASNNLEALYNALEAETELLRLSGVILGEVE from the coding sequence ATGAATTGGAATTGTAAACGCCTCTTTTTGGGAATTTTCTTATTCTGGTATTTTCCGGGTTTTGCCCAGGAAAACCTGACGCTTGCAGATGCCATTCAGCGCGCCCTGCAAAACAATTACCAAATCAATATCGTGCAGGCGCAGACGGAAATTACCGACCGCAACAACTCCTGGCTGGCAACGGGCATGTTTCCTTCGCTGAGCGCAGGGGGCAGTGGCGGTATCAATTATTCCGAGCCCAATAACCCCATCAATCCCTTTCAGAATTTCCCGACCCGAACCACCAATGTGGGCGGACAGGTAGAACTGAACTGGACTTTGTTTAATGGCTTGCGCGTGTATGCCGAAAAGGATAGACTGGCATTGCTGCATCAACAAAGCGAGGGCAATGCTGCCATAGTGGTGGAAAATACCGTCCAGGCGGTGTTGCTGGCTTATTATCAGGCATTGCTGCAAAAGGAAAAGCTGGAAGTTCAGAAGTCTGTGCTACAATTGTCCAAAGATCGCTACCGCTATGCCGAGGAAAGCAAAGAACTGGGCGCTTCCACTTCCTTTGATGCGCTGCAATTCCAAACGGCTTTTTTGAGCGATTCTGCCAATTATCTCTCGCAAAAAGTGGCTTATGACAATAGCCTCTTGCAGCTCAAATTGATTATGGCCGAAGAGGAGGAAGCGGAATTTACGCTGAGCGATTCCCTGCAATTTCAGGGGCGGGAATATGAGCTGGATTTGCTGAAATCGCAATTGAAAAACAACAACAAAACGCTGCGCAATCAATACATCAATGCACAGATTTTCCAGAAAGAACTGGCACTGGCCAAAAGGGCGCAATCGCCCAGCTTGAATATGAACGGGGGCGTTTCTTACAACAAGAATTATTTTTATACCGATCAGTTTCCCGCCTACCTGCGCGATCCGACCATACCGCAGGGGGAGACCACCACCATCAATTCATCGGGCAGTACGCTGAATTATTATGCCAATTTTACGCTGAGCTTTAATATTTTTAATAATCTGCAAGTACGCAGGGCCATACAAAATACCAAAGTACAGGAGCGCATTGCCGAAATTCAGGTGGATGAAATGGAGCAGGAAATGAACGTGAATATTGAAAAGGCACTGAAGCTCTATGCTACACAAAAAACCATGTTGGCCGTTACTGCCCTAAATGAACAATCGGCTGCGCTCAACCTGCAAATGGCGGAGGAACGGCTTAAAAACGGCAGCATCAATTCGCTGGATTTCCGCAATATCCAGACCGATTATCTGCGCATTGCCAGCAATAACCTGGAAGCCCTCTACAATGCCCTGGAAGCCGAAACTGAATTGTTGAGGTTGAGCGGTGTGATTTTGGGGGAGGTTGAGTGA
- a CDS encoding efflux RND transporter permease subunit has translation MRSLVSFFVKYPVWSNAVIILVIVLGLSSYFSLNKSFFPELESRSVVIEVIQPGASPQEMEEGVTTKVEESLKGIQGMEEVTSRSFENTATITAVAKKGYDANYFLSEVKNAVDKINGFPDAAEKPVVYLQKRTDRAVSLILSGDRELIKLKEMAEKIEDEFMASGLISQIELRGIPELEISVNVKEKQLLAYQIRFEEISNAIALNNRDISGGSIKTSDEEILIRSNARKIDPEKIENIIVRSTPDGSIIRLKDLADVELRFSETPNQTLFNGKNAVAIQVNKLAEEDVVAISDYIKEYLKDFNADNEDYELYIMNDQSDFLKQRLNLLVTNGTIGLVMVLITLGLFLSLRLSAWVAFAIPFCFLGMFFIGSLAGITINMISLFGMILVIGILVDDGIVVAENIFAHFEKGKSKVQAAIDGCVEVIGPVFASVSTTMLAFAIIFFLDGTLGEFITEMAIVAIACLGFSLVEALIILPSHLAYSGGLEQKKPGKIRSALNNALDFLRHKIYGRFLKICIRYYPITVATGFFFAFIVMGMFNGGIIKNTFFPPIDRDDVSVELVLTPGTRENVTLEILQEIEEKVWQVNEEMKLDQPDSMDMILATKIDIGSGGGETGGHAATLNVKLLDGEKRNGSAYEVTSAIRNKIGVIPEAQKLLVGTRAIFGKPVNVSLRSKNLKELNAAKEMLKNELEEFPDLRDISDNDVLGKREIHIKLKDKAYLLGLNHGEITKQIRNGFFGNEVQRLQIGTDEVKVWTRYDQEGRSSIDKLEKMRIKTLNGNEYLLKDLVTFEIERGIVTINHFNGSREISVSADLDNPNKPVPDILAKISGEIMPAIQKQFSSVTYEFKGQQEESSKMGASLMKIFPIILILIIILIALVFRSFSQSFLILSLIPFGVICAILGHGIEQKPVSILSFYGMIALSGVIINDAVVLLDRFNSLIRNGAKVREAAFDSGVMRFRAVMLTSITTIAGLYPLILEKSTQAQFLVPMAISVAYGVLFGTVIILTYFPAFLMIINDFRRFIHRIWYGKWPSREEVEPAWQERKRFIENELEL, from the coding sequence ATGAGATCACTCGTAAGCTTTTTTGTGAAATATCCGGTCTGGTCCAATGCAGTCATTATTCTGGTAATTGTGCTGGGACTCAGTAGTTATTTTTCCTTGAACAAATCCTTTTTCCCTGAACTGGAATCCCGCTCAGTAGTCATTGAAGTGATACAGCCCGGTGCTTCCCCACAGGAAATGGAAGAGGGCGTAACCACCAAAGTGGAGGAATCGCTCAAGGGCATCCAGGGCATGGAAGAGGTCACTTCTCGGTCTTTTGAAAATACGGCCACCATTACAGCAGTAGCCAAAAAGGGTTATGATGCCAATTATTTCCTTTCCGAGGTAAAAAATGCAGTTGATAAGATCAATGGCTTTCCCGATGCGGCCGAAAAGCCGGTGGTCTATCTGCAAAAAAGAACCGACCGCGCTGTTTCGCTGATATTGAGTGGGGACAGGGAACTGATCAAGCTCAAGGAAATGGCCGAAAAAATTGAGGACGAGTTCATGGCCTCAGGATTGATTTCCCAGATAGAATTAAGAGGCATTCCCGAACTGGAAATCTCGGTGAATGTAAAAGAAAAACAATTGCTGGCCTATCAAATCCGCTTTGAGGAAATCAGCAATGCCATTGCCCTGAATAATCGCGACATATCGGGTGGCAGCATAAAAACCAGTGATGAGGAAATATTGATCCGCTCCAATGCCCGAAAAATTGACCCTGAGAAAATTGAAAACATCATTGTGCGCAGCACCCCGGACGGCAGCATTATTCGATTGAAAGATTTGGCAGATGTGGAATTGCGCTTTTCCGAAACGCCCAACCAAACCCTGTTTAACGGAAAAAATGCGGTGGCTATACAAGTCAATAAACTGGCCGAGGAAGATGTCGTGGCCATTTCAGATTACATCAAAGAATACCTGAAAGATTTCAATGCTGATAATGAGGATTACGAACTCTATATCATGAATGACCAGTCGGATTTTCTCAAGCAAAGGCTCAACCTGCTGGTAACCAACGGTACAATTGGTTTGGTCATGGTGCTCATCACACTGGGGCTGTTTTTGAGCTTGCGCCTGTCGGCATGGGTGGCTTTTGCCATTCCTTTCTGTTTTTTGGGCATGTTTTTCATCGGTTCCTTGGCCGGCATCACCATCAATATGATTTCCCTTTTCGGGATGATTTTGGTGATCGGTATTTTGGTGGACGATGGCATTGTGGTGGCTGAAAATATCTTTGCCCATTTTGAAAAAGGCAAGTCCAAAGTACAAGCAGCAATAGATGGCTGTGTGGAAGTAATCGGACCAGTCTTTGCTTCTGTAAGTACTACTATGCTTGCCTTTGCCATTATATTCTTTCTGGACGGCACCCTCGGTGAATTTATTACCGAAATGGCTATTGTTGCCATTGCCTGTTTGGGTTTTTCACTGGTAGAAGCACTGATTATCCTGCCCAGCCACCTGGCTTATTCCGGTGGACTGGAACAGAAAAAACCGGGAAAAATAAGATCGGCACTGAACAATGCACTGGACTTTTTGCGTCATAAAATCTATGGCCGCTTTTTGAAAATATGTATCCGCTATTACCCCATTACAGTGGCCACCGGTTTCTTTTTTGCATTCATAGTAATGGGCATGTTCAATGGTGGCATTATCAAAAACACTTTTTTTCCACCCATCGACCGCGATGATGTGAGTGTGGAACTGGTTTTGACTCCGGGAACTCGTGAAAATGTTACGCTTGAAATTTTGCAGGAAATAGAAGAGAAAGTATGGCAGGTCAATGAGGAAATGAAGCTCGATCAGCCCGACAGCATGGACATGATCCTGGCCACTAAGATAGATATTGGTAGTGGCGGAGGTGAAACAGGCGGACATGCTGCAACACTGAATGTGAAATTGCTGGATGGTGAAAAGAGAAATGGAAGTGCCTATGAAGTCACTTCTGCCATTCGCAACAAAATTGGTGTAATTCCCGAAGCGCAAAAGCTGCTGGTGGGGACCAGGGCTATTTTTGGAAAACCTGTGAATGTAAGCCTGCGCAGCAAAAACCTCAAGGAGCTGAATGCTGCCAAGGAAATGCTGAAAAATGAACTGGAAGAATTTCCCGACCTGCGGGATATCAGTGACAATGATGTACTGGGCAAGCGCGAAATCCACATAAAACTCAAAGACAAGGCTTATTTACTGGGACTGAATCATGGTGAAATTACCAAGCAGATTAGAAATGGATTTTTCGGCAATGAAGTACAGCGATTGCAAATTGGCACCGATGAAGTAAAAGTTTGGACTCGCTACGATCAGGAAGGCCGAAGCAGCATTGACAAGCTGGAGAAAATGCGCATCAAAACACTGAACGGCAACGAATACCTGCTCAAAGACCTGGTGACTTTTGAAATAGAAAGGGGTATTGTTACCATCAATCACTTCAATGGCAGCCGTGAAATTTCCGTCTCTGCCGATCTGGACAATCCCAACAAACCCGTGCCGGATATTCTGGCGAAAATATCAGGGGAAATCATGCCCGCCATTCAAAAGCAGTTTAGCAGTGTTACTTATGAATTCAAAGGACAGCAAGAGGAAAGCAGTAAAATGGGTGCTTCGCTGATGAAAATTTTCCCAATCATTTTAATCCTGATCATTATTTTGATTGCGCTGGTGTTCCGCTCCTTTTCGCAATCTTTTCTGATTCTTTCGCTGATACCATTTGGTGTTATCTGCGCCATATTAGGACATGGCATTGAGCAAAAACCCGTTTCCATTCTGAGCTTTTACGGCATGATTGCGTTGTCCGGTGTAATCATCAATGATGCGGTGGTACTGCTCGATCGTTTTAATTCACTGATCAGGAATGGGGCAAAAGTGCGGGAAGCTGCATTTGATTCAGGAGTGATGCGTTTTCGTGCCGTAATGCTCACTTCCATTACCACCATTGCGGGATTGTATCCCCTGATTTTGGAAAAAAGCACACAGGCACAGTTTTTAGTGCCAATGGCCATTTCGGTAGCCTATGGTGTTCTTTTTGGCACCGTTATTATCCTGACTTATTTCCCTGCTTTTCTTATGATCATCAATGATTTTAGAAGATTTATCCACCGCATTTGGTACGGTAAATGGCCAAGCCGCGAAGAAGTGGAGCCGGCCTGGCAGGAACGCAAAAGATTTATAGAAAATGAATTGGAATTGTAA
- a CDS encoding HlyD family efflux transporter periplasmic adaptor subunit: MQKRQIIITAVAIAILVVGFFANKYLSSLKKDPPKRSLPEMQQYAKVTKVSYSTQASTIPGNGRIQAGKRVILSPEVQGLLMEGDVNLKEGASFRKGQLLFKIDDTEARLQLKAEKSNFLTALAGILPDIKIDYPDDYPKWKSYFDDIDIDKKIAEMPSFKDSKLKTLLSVKNILSLYYNIKSAEVRIEKYSFFAPFSGSFSRVMLEAGTIVNPGVQIAEIIESADLEIEMPLATDEIQWVEIGTKGKIIDSKGKQYPATVKRMASFLDASTQSVNVYLQFKNPGHFYEGMYVDVLLQGPEIDSVFEIPRAAIFNKNQIYVLKDSLLQPKTAEIIKANEKTALIRGPEKGAWVVSEALMNPGKENKYLPKKENSPQQE, encoded by the coding sequence ATGCAAAAAAGACAAATCATCATTACCGCAGTGGCCATTGCCATTTTAGTAGTCGGTTTTTTTGCCAATAAATATTTGAGCAGCCTGAAAAAAGACCCGCCCAAAAGAAGCCTGCCCGAAATGCAGCAATATGCCAAAGTAACCAAAGTCAGCTATTCAACACAAGCGAGCACCATACCGGGAAACGGCAGGATACAGGCAGGCAAGCGCGTAATCCTTTCTCCCGAAGTGCAGGGGTTGCTCATGGAAGGCGATGTCAACCTGAAGGAAGGTGCAAGTTTCAGGAAAGGACAGTTGCTTTTTAAAATTGACGATACCGAAGCCCGTCTGCAATTGAAAGCAGAAAAGAGCAATTTCCTAACTGCCCTGGCCGGAATTTTGCCGGATATTAAAATAGATTATCCCGATGATTATCCCAAATGGAAGTCCTATTTCGATGACATCGATATAGATAAAAAAATAGCAGAAATGCCATCGTTCAAGGATTCAAAACTAAAAACCCTTTTGTCGGTCAAAAATATTTTGAGCCTGTATTACAACATCAAAAGTGCTGAAGTACGCATAGAGAAATACAGCTTTTTCGCCCCATTTTCAGGTTCTTTCAGCCGGGTAATGTTAGAGGCGGGAACCATTGTAAACCCCGGTGTACAGATTGCCGAAATTATAGAAAGTGCCGATTTGGAAATAGAAATGCCGCTTGCTACGGATGAAATCCAATGGGTAGAAATCGGAACCAAAGGGAAAATCATTGACAGCAAAGGCAAGCAATACCCGGCAACTGTAAAACGCATGGCTTCATTCCTGGATGCCAGCACCCAATCGGTAAATGTTTATTTGCAATTCAAAAACCCGGGACATTTTTACGAAGGTATGTATGTAGATGTACTCCTGCAAGGCCCTGAAATTGACAGCGTATTTGAAATTCCGCGCGCTGCAATTTTCAACAAAAACCAGATATATGTTTTGAAAGACTCCTTGCTTCAACCAAAAACTGCGGAAATTATAAAAGCCAACGAAAAAACAGCACTGATCCGCGGACCGGAAAAAGGGGCTTGGGTTGTTAGCGAAGCATTGATGAATCCGGGAAAGGAAAACAAATATTTGCCTAAAAAAGAAAACAGCCCGCAGCAAGAATGA
- a CDS encoding MarR family transcriptional regulator yields the protein MHIEEIEHAIGALIGKSYRSLSTLLQRNFKEAGCEISIDQWVVLVGLYKNDGSTQQELSVFCRKDKSSTARIIAGLEQKKLLLRKTDRNDKRNKRVFLTKTAKDLQQKLLDQVDKTIQTALKGQNEEDIETCKNVLRTVMINSNNALNLETTE from the coding sequence TTGCACATTGAAGAAATAGAACATGCTATTGGTGCGCTTATCGGTAAATCCTACCGCTCGCTTTCCACACTATTGCAGCGCAATTTCAAGGAAGCCGGTTGTGAGATCAGCATCGACCAATGGGTGGTGTTGGTGGGGCTCTATAAAAATGACGGCAGTACCCAACAGGAATTGTCCGTTTTTTGCAGAAAGGACAAAAGCAGCACCGCACGCATCATTGCCGGTTTGGAGCAAAAAAAATTGCTACTGCGCAAAACCGACCGCAACGACAAAAGAAACAAGCGCGTCTTTCTTACAAAAACGGCCAAAGACCTTCAACAAAAACTCCTCGATCAGGTTGATAAAACCATTCAAACTGCTCTGAAAGGTCAAAATGAGGAAGATATTGAAACCTGTAAAAATGTATTGCGCACTGTAATGATCAATTCAAATAATGCCTTAAATCTCGAAACCACAGAATAG
- the lhgO gene encoding L-2-hydroxyglutarate oxidase, which produces MPYHITISGAGIVGLSTAYQLLQQKPDLEIAIIEKEADVAQHQTGRNSGVIHSGIYYKPGSLRAENCIRGYRYLLDFCYKHEVDYEICGKVIVATEKSEVPVLDEILKKGKANGLEGIQKIDRAEILEKEPHCAGIVGIWVPQAGIADYKGMAQKLKSLLQEAGVAFYFGEKVLSVEKQSGAKVLTDKQKLESDLFINCSGLYSDKVAKSSGADVPVQILPFRGEYFKIKKERQHLVNNLIYPVPDPDFPFLGVHFTRMIEGGIEAGPSAVLAFQREGYHRSDVDAKELMEILKYPGFQKLAFKYWKKGLGELYRSYSKAAFTRKLQKLIPDIRQEDLEPVPAGVRAMACSPNGELLDDYLFLEDEFVLNVCNAPSPAATSGLAIGESVAVKALKSF; this is translated from the coding sequence ATGCCCTACCATATCACCATCTCTGGAGCGGGAATAGTCGGATTATCTACTGCCTATCAATTGCTGCAACAAAAGCCCGATTTGGAAATTGCCATTATCGAGAAAGAAGCGGATGTTGCCCAACACCAAACCGGGCGCAATAGTGGCGTAATCCATTCAGGCATTTACTACAAACCGGGAAGTCTGCGGGCTGAAAATTGCATTCGCGGCTATCGCTACCTGCTGGATTTTTGCTATAAACACGAAGTGGATTACGAAATCTGCGGAAAGGTCATCGTGGCCACTGAAAAAAGTGAAGTACCCGTATTGGATGAAATCCTGAAAAAGGGCAAAGCCAATGGGCTGGAAGGCATTCAAAAAATCGATCGAGCGGAAATTCTGGAGAAAGAACCACACTGTGCAGGCATTGTCGGTATATGGGTGCCTCAGGCCGGCATTGCAGATTATAAGGGCATGGCGCAAAAGCTCAAATCACTTTTGCAGGAAGCGGGTGTTGCATTTTATTTTGGAGAAAAAGTATTGTCCGTAGAAAAGCAAAGTGGCGCAAAAGTTCTGACCGACAAGCAAAAGCTTGAAAGCGATTTGTTTATCAATTGCTCGGGCTTGTACTCCGATAAAGTGGCCAAAAGCAGCGGGGCCGATGTGCCTGTTCAGATTTTACCCTTTAGGGGCGAATATTTCAAAATCAAAAAAGAGCGGCAGCATCTGGTCAATAACCTTATCTACCCGGTTCCCGATCCCGATTTTCCATTTTTGGGCGTGCATTTCACCCGCATGATCGAGGGCGGAATAGAAGCAGGACCCAGTGCGGTATTGGCTTTTCAACGAGAGGGCTACCACCGCAGCGATGTAGATGCCAAAGAATTGATGGAAATCCTGAAATATCCCGGTTTTCAAAAGCTGGCTTTTAAATATTGGAAAAAAGGTCTGGGAGAGCTTTACCGCTCTTATTCCAAAGCGGCATTTACCCGAAAACTGCAAAAACTCATTCCCGATATTCGCCAAGAAGATTTAGAACCCGTTCCTGCCGGAGTCCGTGCCATGGCCTGTAGTCCCAATGGCGAATTGCTGGACGATTATTTATTTTTGGAAGATGAATTTGTGCTGAATGTCTGCAACGCCCCCTCCCCTGCCGCTACTTCTGGATTGGCAATTGGGGAAAGTGTGGCGGTAAAGGCTTTGAAGAGTTTTTGA
- a CDS encoding DUF2335 domain-containing protein has protein sequence MNKAFNKGEDSSQKLKKRDSEDAEISEVVQDLKKNPKFKDFTDEQLRAVAETAVVEVRQEFLESSFSGPLPPPGVYAQYEQILPGAADRILVMAEENAQDRKKINTKIVDADIKRSLTGQILGFILSILFIGAAIVCAYFDQPFPASVLGVGGFSSIISIFVLGKK, from the coding sequence ATGAATAAAGCTTTTAATAAAGGTGAAGATAGCTCGCAAAAACTTAAAAAGCGAGATTCAGAAGACGCAGAAATATCCGAGGTTGTTCAAGACCTCAAGAAAAACCCGAAATTTAAGGATTTCACTGATGAGCAATTAAGGGCAGTTGCAGAGACAGCTGTTGTTGAAGTACGTCAGGAATTTTTAGAAAGCAGTTTTTCTGGCCCACTTCCTCCTCCTGGAGTTTATGCCCAATATGAGCAGATTCTCCCAGGAGCCGCAGACCGTATTTTGGTCATGGCGGAAGAAAATGCTCAAGACAGAAAAAAGATCAACACTAAAATAGTAGATGCTGATATTAAGCGGTCTTTAACTGGACAAATTTTAGGTTTTATATTGTCAATTTTATTTATTGGTGCTGCAATCGTCTGTGCTTACTTTGACCAGCCGTTTCCTGCCAGTGTTTTAGGAGTAGGAGGATTTTCATCCATAATATCAATCTTCGTTCTAGGTAAAAAGTGA